From a single Maylandia zebra isolate NMK-2024a linkage group LG3, Mzebra_GT3a, whole genome shotgun sequence genomic region:
- the LOC112431600 gene encoding putative high affinity immunoglobulin gamma Fc receptor IC codes for MKRSLLCMLELFLLSTLFDVNAEEHDKAVVIANSRTIPTGGSVTLTCDVKNSANLKYEWFRETSSEKPSAMSNVSERVISVLKGGNYTCKPAGGNVIITESDSVTIQETVSNRITVTLQHSWSQVFNGDTITLRCEIQGGEGKVWKYEWTAPNTNSPPTSSEYRISRVSVSHSGDYRCRGSSDYLLTGWSDAFRLTVSSSKPRATLTAQRSIIPAGGSVTLSCSVEGSAGWKFDWFRRDSQFSGAQKIGAGTSEHTISISEEGIYYCRGGRGDPVFSTEDSAAVTIQKQGECL; via the exons ATGAAGCGCTCTTTGCTCTGCatgctggagttattct TGCTCAGTACACTTTTCGATGTAAATGCTGAAG AACATGACAAGGCTGTTGTGATAGCAAACAGCAGAACGATACCaacagggggcagtgtgacactgacctgTGACGTGAAGAACTCTGCCAACTTAAAATATGAGTGGTTCAGAGAAACCTCATCCGAAAAACCGTCAGCAATGTCTAATGTTTCAGAGAGAGTTATCTCTGTCTTGAAAGGAGGAAACTACACCTGCAAACCTGCAGGGGGaaatgtcatcataacagaaaGTGACTCAGTCACCATTCAGGAAACTG ttagtAACAGGATCACAGTGACGCTGCAGCACAGCTGGTCTCAAGTGTTCAATGGTGACACAATCACTctcagatgtgagattcagggaggtgaaggaaaGGTGTGGAAATATGAATGGACAGCACCCAACACAAACAGCCCTCCAACATCCAGTGAATACAGGATCAGCAGAGTTTCAGTGTCCCACAGTGGAGACTACAGATGTCGGGGTAGCAGTGACTATCTCTTAACAGGATGGAGTGATGCCTTCAGACTGACAGTTTCAT CAAGTAAACCCAGAGCCACACTAACAGCACAACGTTCAAtcataccagcagggggcagtgtgacactgagctgctctgtggagggctctgctggctggaagTTTGACTGGTTCAGACGTGATTCACAGTTTTCTGGAGCTCAGAAAATAGGAGCTGGAACATCAGAGCACACGATCAGTATTTCAGAAGAAGGCATCTATtactgcagaggagggagaggagatccaGTTTTCTCCACAGAGGACAGTGCTGCAGTTACAATTCAGAAACAAGGTGAATGTTTatag
- the LOC143416662 gene encoding sialoadhesin-like — protein sequence MGYTLHCITGLLLLLSTLFYINTDASKCRATLTAQSSVIPAGGSVTLNCSVEGSAGWNVYWFRSDSVSSEIQLIREGETNRVISVSQGGLYHCRGGRGDPVYFTEESNEVTITETASKPKAKLTAQSLIIPVGGSVTLSCSVNPSSSSGWKYYWYRDEKSSEALTTQDAVFHSNGQISVSQEGLYRCRGGRGNPVYYTEDSQSVRIGKTGSVLTVSPSWLSPGASVTLNCEVEHPSAGWSFYWYKAVPDLSEKSSSYELLPDGSGTAQDSYIIHGQTHTAGYVCRAGRGDPEYHTDHSRPKFVWSADVHSAASLTVSPDRVQHFTSDSVSLTCEGNFTEWRVRKFSEDGRLYSVCRRMTGSTCDINTSKSDTAVYWCESGSGEFSSAVNITVQNDGNGPILVSPVHPVTEGASVSLSCSLRTQKILSNVFFYHNDKLIQNDPRGELKISAVSKSDEGFYKCQYSGRESAQSWMSVKGEQDQDM from the exons ATGGGATACACTTTGCACTGCATAACGGGCTTATTATTGT TGCTCAGTACACTCTTCTACATAAATACTGATG CAAGTAAATGCagagccacactgacagcacaaagttcagtcataccagcagggggcagtgtgacactgaactgctctgtggagggctctgctggctggaaTGTTTATTGGTTCAGAAGTGATTCAGTCTCCTCTGAAATCCAGCTCATAAGAGAAGGTGAAACAAACAGAGTTATTAGTGTCTCACAAGGAGGTCTGTAccactgcagaggagggagaggagatccaGTTTACTTCACAGAAGAGAGCAATGAAGTCACCATTACTGAAACCG CAAGTAAACCCAAAGCCAAACTGACAGCACAAAGTTTAATCAtaccagtagggggcagtgtgacactgagctgctctgtgaacccatcatcatcatctggatgGAAATACTACTGGTACAGAGATGAGAAATCCTCTGAAGCCCTGACCACACAAGATGCAGTTTTTCACTCAAATGGACAAATCAGTGTCTCACAGGAAGGACTCTacaggtgcagaggaggaagaggaaacccagtttactacacagaggacagccAGTCAGTCAGGATTGGGAAAACTG GATCTGTCCTCACTGTGTCTCCATCATGGCTGAGTCCTGGAGCCTCAGTAACTCTGAACTGTGAGGTTGAACATCCGTCTGCAGGATGGAGCTTCTACTGGTATAAAGCTGTTCCTGATCTATCAGAGAAATCCTCCAGTTATGAGCTGCTACCTGATGGCAGTGGGACTGCACAGGACTCCTACATCATTcatggacagacacacacagcaggatatgtgtgcagagctggaagaggagacccagagtatcacactgatcacagtcGACCAAAGTTTGTCTGGTCTGCAG ATGTTCATTCAGCAGCGTCTCTCACAGTGAGTCCTGACAGAGTGCAACACTTCACCTCTGACTCTGTCTCACTGACCTGTGAGGGAAACTTCACTGAGTGGAGAGTGAGGAAGTTCTCTGAGGACGGCCGACTGTACTCTGTCTGTAGGAGAATGACTGGATCCACATGTGACATCAACACATCAAAGTCAGATACTGCAGTGTACTGGTGTGAGTCTGGATCAGGAGAGTTCAGCAGTGCAGTCAACATCACTGTACAGA ATGATGGTAATGGTCCTATCCTGGTGAGTCCTGTTCATCCTGTGACTGAGGGAGCTTCTGTTAGTCTGAGCTGCAGTTTGAGAACACAAAAAATACTttccaatgtgtttttctatcacaATGACAAACTTATTCAAAATGATCCCCGAGGGGAGCTGAAGATCTCTGCAGTGTCAAAGTCTGATGAAGGTTTCTACAAGTGTCAGTACTCAGGAAGAGAGTCAGCACAGAGCTGGATGTCAGTTAAAGGTGAGCAGGATCAAGACATGTGA
- the LOC101476424 gene encoding uncharacterized protein LOC101476424 produces MVMPLTATKHTLQSPFCLPPVDGRSTAQTEKPQASLGGSVTLNCSVNDSARWRYYWFRRTSESSAAQRITNGTSSHTFSVAEGGIYYCRGGRGDPVFFTEDSVSVTIETNGFRCESHSFLVPFIIGLVFGSLLTVPVLLCCICCHTRIRDRCRNRFMQSPNINQSSAAPQTPNQSDTQIYSSLLHGDLSVYESIRNSGITRSDFHSRHPHPPNLHLTNTSVRAPSKPQSSSSPPPEFRLQGKLS; encoded by the exons ATGGTTATGCCATTGACTGCCACCAAGCACACACTGCAGTCGCCCTTTTGCCTGCCTCCTGTGGATGGCAGGTCTACAG CACAAACTGAAAAACCTCAGGCCTCACTGGGGGGCAGCGTGACCCTGAACTGCTCTGTGAACGACTCTGCAAGATGGAGATATTACTGGTTCAGACGTACCTCAGAGTCTTCTGCAGCCCAGAGAATAACAAACGGAACATCATCCCACACTTTCAGTGTCGCAGAAGGAGGCATCTATtactgcagaggaggaagaggagacccAGTTTTCTTCACAGaggacagtgtttcagtcaCAATTGAGACAAATG GTTTCAGATGTGAAAGCCACTCGTTTCTTGTGCCTTTCATCATTGGACTTGTTTTTGGAAGTTTACTCACTGTTCCCGTGTTGTTGTGCTGTATATGCTGCCACACAAGGATAAGAG ATCGCTGTAGAAACAG GTTCATGCAGTCTCCAAACATCAATCAATCCTCTGCTGCACCCCAAACTCCTAACCAAAGTGACACTCAGATTTACTCCTCTCTTCTCCACG GTGATCTTTCTGTCTATGAATCGATCAGAAACTCTGGAATCACTCGAAGTG ACTTTCATTCGCGTCACCCACATCCTCCCAATCTCCACCTCACTAACACCTCAGTCAGAGCTCCATCCAAGCCTCAGtcttcatcttcaccaccaccagAGTTTAGACTCCAGGGGAAACTCTCCTAA